Proteins encoded within one genomic window of [Enterobacter] lignolyticus SCF1:
- the ispE gene encoding 4-(cytidine 5'-diphospho)-2-C-methyl-D-erythritol kinase encodes MSTRWPSPAKLNLFLYITGQRADGYHTLQTLFQFLDYGDTITIDLRQDGQLRLLTPVDGVPEDENLIVRAARLLMRAAAESGRLPANAGADIGIEKRLPMGGGLGGGSSNAATVLVALNHLWQCGLSVDELATLGLTLGADVPVFVRGHAAFAEGVGEVLTPVDVPEKWYLVAHPGVSIPTPVIFKDPDLPRNTSVRSIETLLKCEFSNDCEVIARKRFREVDAALSWLLEYAPSRLTGTGACVFAEFDTESAARQVLEQAPEWLHGFVAQGVNLSPLKQAMTGQAELR; translated from the coding sequence CAAAGCTGAATCTGTTTTTGTACATCACCGGCCAGCGCGCCGATGGTTATCACACCCTGCAGACGCTGTTTCAGTTTCTTGACTACGGCGACACGATAACCATCGACCTGCGCCAGGACGGCCAGCTGCGCCTGCTGACGCCCGTCGACGGCGTGCCGGAGGATGAGAACCTGATCGTTCGCGCCGCCCGTCTGCTGATGCGCGCGGCGGCAGAGAGCGGACGGCTTCCGGCCAACGCCGGCGCGGATATCGGTATCGAAAAGCGCCTGCCGATGGGTGGCGGTCTTGGCGGCGGCTCCTCCAATGCGGCGACCGTACTGGTCGCGCTGAACCACCTGTGGCAATGCGGGCTGTCGGTTGACGAACTGGCGACCCTTGGCCTGACCCTCGGCGCGGACGTGCCGGTATTCGTCCGCGGACACGCCGCCTTTGCCGAAGGCGTCGGCGAAGTACTGACGCCGGTCGACGTTCCGGAGAAATGGTATCTGGTGGCGCACCCTGGCGTCAGCATTCCGACGCCGGTGATTTTTAAGGATCCGGACCTGCCGCGCAACACATCGGTGCGGTCAATAGAAACGTTACTAAAATGTGAATTCAGCAACGATTGCGAGGTTATCGCAAGAAAACGTTTTCGCGAGGTTGATGCGGCGCTTTCCTGGCTGTTAGAATACGCGCCGTCGCGCCTGACTGGCACAGGGGCCTGTGTCTTTGCTGAATTTGACACCGAATCCGCCGCTCGTCAGGTGCTAGAGCAAGCCCCGGAATGGCTGCATGGTTTTGTAGCGCAAGGTGTAAACCTCTCGCCGCTTAAGCAAGCCATGACCGGGCAAGCTGAGCTCCGGTGA